In Xenopus tropicalis strain Nigerian chromosome 5, UCB_Xtro_10.0, whole genome shotgun sequence, one genomic interval encodes:
- the tab2 gene encoding TGF-beta-activated kinase 1 and MAP3K7-binding protein 2 isoform X1, producing MAQGSPQVDFQVLHNLRQKFPEVPEVVVSRCMQQNNNNLDACCAVLSQESTKYLYGEGELSLSDDPRIASLRNHMTSLNLDLQSQNVYLDGRDGTRMNGNSRTLTHSISDGHLHGVQSSNELYQPEPQTAPAHVPASFNVFGMANTINSSNSGHQFGLHLGSKGSSVSQTPRFNPIMVTLAPNIQPSRNTPTSLHIHGVPPPILNSPHGNSIYIRPYVTSQSGTARQAQQSPSWVSHNPTQPQQIYQPSQPNPWTTLPTYSAPHTSLQQPTQSSIQGHQTSHVYMPISSPTTPQAPMLHSSGSGSQPSTQYNIQNISTGPRKNQIEIKLEPPQRSNSSMLRPSSSRSSANPASINSQTRNQPTVYIASPPSTDEMICRNQPKVYISANPQSVDDQVIRNPPTVFISANPGATTAPRNMSGQLSMGPAFIHHHPPKSRAHGNSTSATSPRVVVTQPNTKYTFKITVSPNKPPAVSPGVVSPTFEPTNLLNLTDPFAESEGMQHLTDPILASDKISEARKLSVGSDDAAYTQALLVHQKARMERLHRELDVQKKKLDQLKTEVNEMENNLTKRRLNRSNSLSQIPSLEEMQQLRSCNRQLQIDIDCLTKEIDLFQARGPHFNPSAIHNFYDNIGFLGPVPPKPKDQRSTSKTPKNTSEMEEDEGAHWNCTACTFLNHPALNRCEQCDMPRHF from the exons ATGGCCCAAGGAAGCCCGCAAGTTGACTTTCAGGTTTTGCATAACCTGCGGCAAAAATTCCCAGAGGTGCCTGAAGTTGTTGTTTCCCGATGCATGCAGCAG AATAACAACAATTTGGATGCTTGTTGTGCCGTACTGTCGCAAGAAAGTACAAAATATTTGTACGGAGAAGGAGAATTATCTCTTTCAGATGATCCCCGAATTGCAAGCTTAAGGAACCACATGACTTCTCTGAATTTGGATTTGCAGTCACAAAACGTGTACCTTGATGGAAGGGACGGCACTAGGATGAATGGTAACAGTAGGACTCTGACTCACAGTATAAGTGATGGGCATCTTCATGGAGTACAATCCAGCAATGAACTTTATCAACCAGAGCCACAAACTGCACCTGCTCATGTTCCTGCTAGCTTTAATGTCTTTGGAATGGCCAATACAATTAATTCTTCAAATTCTGGACATCAGTTTGGGCTGCATTTAGGAAGCAAAGGGTCTTCTGTTTCACAGACACCAAGGTTTAACCCTATAATGGTGACATTGGCACCAAATATCCAGCCTAGTCGTAATACTCCAACATCTTTGCACATTCATGGTGTTCCTCCGCCAATTCTTAATAGTCCACATGGAAACTCTATCTACATTAGGCCTTATGTTACTTCACAGAGTGGTACAGCTCGACAGGCACAACAGTCACCAAGTTGGGTGTCTCATAACCCAACACAACCACAACAGATTTATCAGCCGTCGCAACCAAATCCATGGACAACTCTTCCTACTTATTCTGCGCCACATACCTCATTGCAACAGCCAACCCAATCTAGTATTCAGGGCCACCAGACCTCTCATGTCTATATGCCCATAAGCTCACCTACAACTCCTCAAGCACCCATGCTTCATTCATctggcagtggttcccaaccctCCACCCAGTACAATATTCAAAATATCTCAACAGGACCCAGGAAAAACCAAATTGAAATAAAGCTTGAACCTCCGCAGAGGAGTAATTCATCAATGTTACGACCCTCATCTTCTCGCAGTTCGGCAAACCCTGCCTCTATTAATAGCCAAACCAGAAACCAAcccactgtttacatagcaagcCCACCAAGCACAGATGAAATGATCTGTCGCAATCAGCCTAAGGTCTACATTTCTGCCAATCCTCAAAGTGTTGATGACCAGGTAATCAGGAACCCACCTACAGTTTTCATATCCGCAAACCCTGGTGCAACAACTGCACCCAGGAATATGTCTGGGCAATTAAGCATGGGTCCTGCTTTTATCCACCACCACCCTCCCAAAAGCCGAGCACACGGTAACAGCACATCAGCCACATCTCCACGTGTGGTGGTAACTCAACCCAAcacaaaatatacttttaaaataaCTGTCTCACCAAATAAACCTCCTGCTGTTTCTCCAGGGGTAGTCTCTCCAACCTTTGAGCCTACAAATCTGCTTAACCTTACTGATCCATTTGCAGAATCAGAAGGTATGCAACATCTCACGGACCCTATTCTAGCATCTGATAAAATAAGTGAAGCACGAAAGCTAAGCGTGGGATCGGATGATGCAGCATATACACAAG CTTTACTGGTACATCAGAAGGCAAGAATGGAACGACTACATCGTGAACTTgatgtgcaaaagaaaaaacttgaCCAACTGAAGACAGAGGTCAATGAAATGGAAAATAATCTAACAAAAAGGCGCCTAAATAGGTCAAATTCTCTTTCACAAATTCCTTCA CTGGAAGAAATGCAGCAATTAAGAAGCTGTAACCGTCAGCTACAAATTGACATCGACTGTCTAACCAAAGAAATTGATCTTTTTCAGGCAAGAG gacCACACTTTAATCCTAGTGCAATTCATAACTTTTATGATAATATTGGATTTCTTGGTCCTGTGCCACCAAAACCAAAAG atcAGAGATCCACCAGCAAAACGCCAAAGAATACATCAGAGATGGAGGAAGACGAGGGAGCTCATTGGAATTGCACTGCATGTACTTTTCTAAATCACCCTGCCTTAAACCGTTGTGAACAGTGTGACATGCCTAGGCATTTCTGA